A genomic stretch from Leptospira andrefontaineae includes:
- a CDS encoding DUF1554 domain-containing protein, whose translation MALRIYSLVLLLSGLFSSACSKPFPGGDELILLGILGKTRYLFVTTSTNTGALGGVAGADLICQNAKTAEVPSLPGSALEYGALIASSSRVPGGTGWPLFPNTSYYAMDPGQTLIFHTNGSGIPVDPMDSATGIPGAGNYWTGISMTFGVGDTCLGWGNGTGGEFGEYGAPADNTIGGFNQGFSDGCDQPKSLLCVRN comes from the coding sequence ATGGCTCTTCGAATTTATTCTTTGGTCCTTCTTCTTTCCGGGCTTTTTAGCTCGGCTTGCTCCAAGCCGTTTCCTGGTGGAGATGAGCTTATTCTTTTAGGAATTCTAGGCAAAACACGTTATCTGTTTGTTACTACTTCCACCAATACCGGTGCCTTAGGAGGAGTTGCAGGTGCGGATTTGATCTGTCAAAATGCAAAGACCGCAGAGGTTCCTAGTTTGCCTGGTTCCGCTTTGGAATATGGTGCATTGATTGCTTCTTCTTCCAGAGTTCCTGGGGGGACCGGCTGGCCCTTATTTCCAAATACGAGTTATTACGCGATGGATCCTGGACAGACTCTTATCTTTCATACAAATGGTTCCGGAATCCCTGTGGATCCCATGGATAGCGCGACTGGAATTCCTGGCGCTGGAAACTATTGGACGGGTATCAGTATGACTTTTGGGGTAGGAGATACCTGTCTTGGATGGGGTAATGGCACAGGTGGGGAATTCGGGGAATATGGAGCCCCCGCGGACAATACCATCGGGGGGTTCAACCAAGGCTTCTCGGATGGATGCGATCAGCCTAAAAGTTTACTCTGCGTTAGAAATTAA
- a CDS encoding FecR family protein: MDWRIYKREWQVGLGCFVVLFLSLYLLYFESKSNGGVGKEIMGTVSFRYKTAQRKFPDRMLWEDLEQGMPVYDRDSIRTDEASEAVVFLKSGTRIELDPQSMVVLQLKENKENLDLNEGNILVESGKKVLSVIAGTVGLEAELGSKFQVTKNENGTRVDVERGQVEWSENGAVKQTLGEKESSLNGNKLNQNWGLISPEDSHRYFPAELEQTIEFRWEGGEEGILEISPRRDFSVYISKRPSKEPYYKQKFPEGIYYWRINSKDGKKISEVRKFRVLPNFPVELHYPKKDLSQEDRTVAFSWAKQKIASGYKLQISTDPNFGALSETQVFRTNFSLTLDPGTYYWRVQSYTNLPGTETFSEVRKFSISLPVIQVAETKQEIVAVPETQTSADLSVDFPKNGTLVDMTGRESISFRWKFSAKQKQSEWKFRLFYKRGSGDELIYEKKTKGDRLVFKDLEKLDVGTFRWTIESDADPNLRSEADFKILLREELEAPETKSSGARP; encoded by the coding sequence ATGGATTGGAGAATTTATAAAAGAGAATGGCAGGTCGGCTTAGGCTGTTTCGTTGTACTCTTTCTGTCTTTATACCTTCTATATTTCGAATCCAAATCGAATGGAGGAGTAGGGAAGGAGATCATGGGAACTGTCTCCTTTCGATACAAAACCGCTCAAAGAAAATTTCCGGACAGAATGTTATGGGAAGATCTGGAGCAAGGAATGCCTGTTTATGATAGGGATTCCATCCGAACGGACGAAGCATCGGAAGCGGTCGTATTTTTGAAATCAGGCACTAGAATAGAATTAGATCCTCAGTCCATGGTGGTTCTCCAATTAAAGGAAAATAAAGAAAATCTGGATCTGAACGAAGGGAATATTCTAGTAGAGAGTGGGAAAAAAGTGCTCTCCGTTATCGCCGGAACAGTCGGTTTAGAAGCAGAGCTTGGTTCCAAATTCCAAGTCACGAAAAATGAAAACGGTACCAGAGTAGATGTAGAAAGAGGACAGGTAGAATGGTCCGAAAACGGTGCCGTTAAACAAACATTAGGTGAAAAAGAAAGTTCTCTGAACGGAAATAAACTGAATCAAAATTGGGGTCTTATTAGTCCTGAAGATTCGCATAGATATTTTCCTGCAGAATTAGAACAGACGATCGAGTTCCGTTGGGAAGGTGGAGAGGAAGGTATATTAGAGATTTCTCCTAGACGGGACTTCTCCGTTTATATTTCTAAAAGGCCTTCTAAAGAACCTTATTATAAACAAAAATTTCCTGAAGGGATCTATTATTGGAGGATTAACTCCAAGGATGGCAAAAAAATATCCGAGGTAAGAAAGTTCAGAGTTCTTCCAAACTTCCCTGTAGAATTACATTATCCCAAAAAAGATCTTTCTCAGGAAGACAGGACTGTGGCCTTCTCCTGGGCGAAACAAAAGATAGCGAGCGGTTATAAATTACAGATCTCTACCGATCCAAATTTTGGAGCATTGTCAGAGACCCAAGTATTCCGCACGAATTTTTCTCTCACATTGGATCCTGGGACTTATTATTGGAGAGTGCAGTCGTATACGAATCTTCCCGGAACGGAAACATTTTCGGAAGTGCGTAAATTTTCTATCTCTCTTCCGGTGATCCAGGTTGCAGAAACAAAACAAGAGATTGTTGCGGTTCCAGAAACGCAGACAAGTGCTGATCTTTCCGTAGATTTTCCGAAAAACGGTACTTTGGTGGATATGACAGGCAGAGAAAGTATCTCTTTCCGCTGGAAATTCTCCGCCAAACAGAAACAAAGCGAATGGAAATTTCGTCTTTTCTATAAGAGAGGCTCTGGCGATGAGCTAATCTACGAAAAAAAGACAAAAGGTGATAGGTTAGTATTCAAAGACTTGGAAAAACTGGATGTAGGAACATTCAGGTGGACCATAGAATCGGATGCGGACCCTAATCTAAGATCGGAAGCGGATTTCAAAATATTACTTAGGGAAGAATTGGAAGCCCCTGAAACAAAATCCAGTGGCGCCCGCCCTTAA
- a CDS encoding PAS domain-containing sensor histidine kinase, whose product MASGLLKRKDTKQTGSYSGKEQASKFLSLVEEISPIVALDENNIVRFANASFKKEFRLRFANPAGKNLFNLLRLDSKEEANLRENLHKALKTKLQNQEFKKGKKSYGYSIFRFKDSLGMILKDITENKKLEKKIATLHTQVLASQEEERSRLARELHDGVGQLILAAKLHFQAYQKSEKEHPESFGSGLGLIDRASQELRDIYTNLQPSSLKELGLEAALNSLANQIFPIQKIKVKSEFRVPEKIPQEIQNQVFRILQEICANILKHSQANKVELKIFSEKDTLVVSAKDNGKGFKEKEARIKSTGYGLENIRRRTEDLNGTLFLETEPNKGTQYVLRIPLKKRSKEKV is encoded by the coding sequence GTGGCTTCAGGACTCCTCAAACGAAAAGACACCAAACAAACAGGTTCATACTCCGGTAAGGAGCAGGCCTCTAAATTCCTATCTCTCGTAGAAGAGATATCCCCTATCGTAGCCTTGGACGAAAACAATATAGTCCGATTCGCAAACGCATCCTTTAAAAAAGAATTCAGGCTTAGATTTGCAAACCCAGCAGGTAAAAACCTATTCAATCTGTTAAGATTGGATTCAAAAGAAGAAGCTAACCTGAGAGAGAATCTTCACAAGGCTCTCAAAACAAAATTACAAAACCAGGAATTCAAAAAGGGAAAGAAGTCTTACGGATATTCTATCTTTAGATTCAAAGATAGCCTGGGTATGATCTTAAAAGATATTACAGAGAACAAAAAGTTAGAGAAGAAGATCGCGACTCTCCACACTCAAGTCCTCGCCTCCCAAGAAGAAGAAAGATCCAGACTCGCAAGGGAACTTCATGACGGGGTCGGACAACTCATACTCGCGGCAAAATTACATTTCCAAGCCTATCAAAAATCGGAGAAGGAACATCCAGAATCTTTCGGCTCCGGCCTAGGGCTCATCGATAGAGCCAGCCAAGAACTCCGCGATATTTACACAAATTTGCAACCTTCTTCTTTAAAAGAACTTGGGCTGGAAGCTGCACTAAACTCTCTAGCGAACCAAATTTTCCCGATACAAAAAATTAAAGTAAAATCAGAGTTTAGAGTCCCGGAAAAAATTCCACAGGAAATACAGAACCAAGTTTTCAGAATATTACAGGAAATTTGTGCAAACATTCTGAAACATTCCCAAGCAAATAAAGTGGAGTTAAAGATCTTTTCGGAGAAAGATACCCTAGTAGTTTCTGCAAAAGATAACGGAAAAGGATTTAAAGAAAAAGAAGCCAGAATAAAATCTACCGGATACGGATTGGAAAATATTCGGAGAAGAACAGAGGACCTGAACGGTACTCTTTTTTTAGAAACGGAACCTAATAAAGGTACTCAATATGTGCTTAGGATCCCGTTAAAAAAACGTTCCAAGGAGAAAGTATGA
- a CDS encoding fibronectin type III domain-containing protein produces the protein MFLFRGKTFAIVYQFILIFFSISSGVFAEKKSFVYYIEWKEVKGSRGYVVEVRKTEPPQELFLEKKVSENEIEFSLEAGTYEYRIAALNRFGKPSSYTPWTNFKVEQDRPKAVALAEKEEASKGTKTSKLVWMPGTGYYSKGDRWKSYSIWTWFGVLAYLGNSEREAGNILASKPLNDPMNIGILSLNLPSSLTLYLWQARENDKKEYEMHQNNQALIGGVAILSVALSLWLENKLPQGDTVQFKVSPDRGGNQNTFANTGFSQNRWEVQYTRSF, from the coding sequence ATGTTCTTGTTCCGCGGAAAAACTTTCGCTATTGTATATCAGTTTATTCTAATATTCTTTTCCATTTCTTCCGGCGTATTTGCCGAGAAAAAAAGTTTCGTATATTATATAGAATGGAAAGAGGTTAAGGGAAGCCGCGGTTACGTGGTAGAAGTCCGAAAAACAGAACCTCCTCAAGAATTATTTTTAGAAAAGAAAGTCTCCGAGAACGAGATCGAGTTCTCCTTAGAAGCAGGAACCTATGAATATAGGATCGCTGCATTGAACAGGTTCGGAAAACCTTCTTCTTACACACCTTGGACTAATTTTAAAGTCGAGCAGGACCGCCCTAAGGCAGTCGCCTTGGCGGAAAAAGAAGAAGCGAGCAAAGGAACTAAAACTTCTAAGCTTGTTTGGATGCCTGGAACAGGATATTATTCCAAAGGAGATCGTTGGAAGTCCTACAGTATCTGGACTTGGTTTGGAGTGCTTGCTTACCTTGGAAACTCCGAAAGGGAAGCCGGGAATATCCTCGCCTCGAAGCCGTTAAACGATCCGATGAATATCGGGATCTTAAGTTTAAATCTACCTTCTTCATTAACTCTTTATCTTTGGCAGGCACGTGAGAATGATAAGAAAGAATATGAAATGCACCAAAACAATCAGGCTCTCATCGGTGGAGTTGCGATCCTAAGTGTTGCGCTTTCTCTTTGGTTGGAAAATAAACTTCCACAAGGAGATACTGTCCAGTTCAAGGTGAGTCCTGATAGAGGCGGAAATCAAAATACTTTTGCAAATACTGGATTTTCTCAGAACAGATGGGAAGTCCAATACACAAGGAGCTTTTGA
- a CDS encoding response regulator produces the protein MNAQPSVCKLYLVDDHAILREGLRLIISGQNDLEIIGENGNAEQALDEIGKLEPDILITDISMPGVSGIDLVKGVKRYYPKVQVIILSRHDNEEYIQKLVDLGINGYVLKDDAGEDLLRAIDAVRRKETYLSPRIATRVLSGIGKKKTGELQEEGPSVFSVLSDRERQILKLISEGNSNEKIGKLLHISPATVKVHRANIMKKLDLHKVADLVVYAIRAGIVES, from the coding sequence ATGAACGCCCAACCCTCCGTTTGCAAACTCTATCTTGTAGACGACCACGCAATCTTAAGAGAAGGTCTTAGACTGATCATTTCCGGACAAAACGATCTGGAAATCATCGGAGAAAACGGAAACGCCGAACAGGCGCTAGACGAGATCGGGAAATTAGAACCGGACATTCTGATCACTGATATCTCCATGCCGGGAGTGAGCGGTATCGATCTAGTCAAGGGAGTCAAAAGATACTATCCTAAAGTTCAGGTGATCATTCTATCTAGACATGATAACGAAGAGTACATCCAAAAACTGGTAGATCTTGGCATCAATGGTTACGTTCTAAAAGACGACGCGGGAGAAGATCTACTTAGAGCAATCGACGCTGTCCGCAGAAAAGAAACGTACTTAAGCCCAAGGATCGCAACCAGAGTTCTTTCCGGGATCGGAAAGAAAAAAACAGGAGAACTTCAGGAAGAAGGTCCGTCCGTATTCTCAGTACTTTCCGATAGAGAAAGACAGATCCTAAAATTGATCTCCGAGGGGAATTCCAACGAGAAGATAGGGAAACTTCTTCATATCTCACCTGCAACCGTAAAGGTACATAGAGCAAACATCATGAAGAAGCTGGACTTACATAAGGTGGCGGACTTAGTAGTCTACGCAATCCGTGCAGGTATTGTAGAGAGTTAA
- a CDS encoding LruC domain-containing protein: MTKKILTCFVASLSISFASCTSSSDPNYAWLMSLVAGATAVEAPSGPTDFGIDINDETAPVDFVFDTTRTITVNVQVIDPVAPVNGSMVQVTVPSATPGATSNKSVFKAYTNPSGEVTGSFTIDGDTKTVHLAVEAYGKFYEADISIVNVSKVDRRISIGFTATTTQIIDTDGDGVQDFEDVFPNDPTRVSSIRVPAEDYYTTSYEDLFPKQGDADFNDYVIRSYFEEDLNKFGEVVRVRGYFTHVAKGAGYNHTLRFGLPGASVTSYSLLRYAADGTTLEENLSGTPTSISDLEILGNSSTTISKSNASKTDTVFVKGKTAKLEVILSAPISKLVLGPAPYDTFIRVINTGKDIHAAGKYFDAEGKDIYRDATGFPWVLLVPGNFQWPYEATDIRNSYPTFKTWYESLGTTNTDWFRTPNTSEVFPATP, encoded by the coding sequence ATGACAAAAAAAATCCTAACATGCTTTGTAGCCTCTCTCAGTATCTCTTTCGCGTCCTGTACATCTTCCAGCGATCCTAATTACGCATGGTTGATGAGTCTTGTAGCAGGAGCCACTGCGGTCGAGGCTCCTTCCGGTCCTACTGATTTCGGAATCGATATAAATGACGAGACTGCTCCGGTTGATTTCGTATTCGATACTACTCGCACAATCACAGTAAACGTACAAGTAATAGATCCTGTAGCTCCTGTGAACGGTTCCATGGTGCAGGTTACTGTACCTTCTGCCACACCTGGCGCTACTAGTAATAAATCCGTTTTTAAAGCTTATACAAATCCAAGCGGAGAAGTTACCGGTAGTTTTACAATAGATGGAGATACTAAAACAGTTCATCTAGCTGTAGAAGCTTATGGTAAGTTTTACGAAGCGGATATTTCGATCGTAAACGTAAGTAAGGTGGATCGTAGAATTTCGATCGGATTTACCGCTACCACCACCCAGATCATAGATACGGATGGGGACGGTGTACAGGATTTCGAAGATGTATTCCCGAATGATCCTACAAGAGTGAGTTCGATCCGTGTTCCTGCAGAAGATTATTATACTACTTCGTATGAGGACTTATTCCCTAAACAAGGAGATGCGGATTTCAACGACTATGTGATCCGTTCTTATTTTGAAGAAGATCTAAATAAATTCGGTGAAGTAGTAAGAGTAAGAGGATATTTCACTCATGTTGCTAAAGGAGCCGGGTATAATCATACTCTTCGTTTCGGATTGCCAGGAGCAAGTGTAACAAGTTATTCACTTCTACGCTATGCAGCCGACGGAACCACCTTGGAAGAAAACTTAAGTGGAACTCCAACATCGATCTCAGATCTGGAAATTTTAGGAAATAGCTCTACTACAATTTCTAAATCGAACGCTTCCAAAACGGATACCGTTTTTGTAAAAGGTAAAACTGCAAAATTAGAAGTAATCCTTTCCGCGCCTATTTCCAAACTGGTGCTCGGACCTGCTCCTTATGATACATTCATCAGAGTGATCAACACCGGTAAGGATATACACGCTGCAGGGAAATATTTCGATGCAGAAGGTAAGGACATCTATAGAGATGCTACCGGTTTCCCTTGGGTACTTCTTGTGCCTGGAAACTTCCAATGGCCTTACGAAGCTACTGATATACGTAACTCCTATCCTACTTTCAAAACTTGGTATGAATCTCTTGGAACCACCAATACTGATTGGTTCCGAACTCCGAATACTTCGGAAGTGTTTCCGGCTACGCCCTAA
- a CDS encoding HDOD domain-containing protein: MSQGKTLELFHHKDQGIFSNLKDLNHPISENIPFHFKFFNLTENVDSILSKTLDRYLLHLDIIFVRDSVLAAMKETITNTIKANIKRIYFRELQADIQNPSVYRSKITGFKQTYLDNKEKYEDLLFKNNYVVLVSFIHNKDAIRIRVMNNVKLSPEEVDRINERIEKAKTYNDLAEAFLEKGDETEGAGLGLIMTLMMLKNDGLGASSYKVESQGNNTSVIIDIPIRIQKENVQIQKAEEIIKEVDQLPTFPKAIQDIQSAIDKPNSSIGQIAEMVKKDVALAANILKLSNSAAFRRGNKVESLDRAIQLIGLKELQVLLYSLGTKQILENKFPAFLTIWEKSNQCAYYCKLIAQRLNLPKDSMSNLMSAALLHDIGEIILLSLEQERMGKIQNYSASKEIASSLSMEEAAFGITHTKIGALIAEKWNFPELYSKTMEYHHRPQLAEEQYKEIIFPIYLGDMMIKINNEEAKFSEIPEEVLKHCKFFSSGDFHSFRTKALESFQATL, encoded by the coding sequence ATGAGCCAAGGGAAAACCCTAGAACTTTTCCATCACAAAGACCAAGGTATATTCAGTAATCTGAAGGACCTGAATCATCCTATTTCGGAAAACATCCCGTTTCATTTTAAATTTTTTAATCTTACGGAGAATGTGGATAGCATTCTCTCCAAGACGTTAGATCGTTATCTTTTACATTTGGATATCATATTCGTAAGAGATTCTGTTCTTGCGGCTATGAAAGAAACCATCACTAACACTATCAAAGCAAATATCAAAAGGATCTATTTTAGAGAACTCCAAGCTGATATACAAAATCCAAGTGTGTATCGTAGCAAGATCACCGGTTTTAAACAAACTTATCTGGATAATAAGGAGAAGTATGAAGATCTTCTCTTTAAGAACAATTATGTTGTTCTAGTTTCCTTCATTCATAACAAGGACGCAATCCGCATCCGAGTGATGAATAATGTAAAACTCAGCCCGGAAGAAGTAGATCGTATCAATGAAAGGATCGAAAAAGCAAAAACTTATAACGATCTTGCAGAAGCATTTTTAGAAAAAGGCGACGAAACAGAAGGTGCAGGCCTTGGACTCATCATGACACTGATGATGTTGAAAAACGACGGTCTAGGTGCGAGTTCCTATAAGGTGGAAAGCCAAGGTAATAATACTTCTGTCATTATCGATATTCCTATTCGCATTCAAAAAGAGAATGTTCAGATCCAAAAGGCAGAAGAGATCATCAAAGAAGTAGACCAACTTCCTACATTCCCTAAAGCGATCCAAGACATTCAATCTGCTATTGACAAACCGAATTCAAGTATCGGTCAGATCGCAGAGATGGTCAAAAAAGACGTGGCCCTTGCCGCAAACATTCTGAAATTATCCAACTCAGCAGCATTCCGTAGAGGAAACAAAGTAGAATCTTTGGATAGAGCGATCCAGCTCATCGGTTTGAAAGAGTTACAGGTTTTATTATATTCTCTTGGAACAAAACAGATCTTAGAGAACAAGTTCCCTGCATTCTTAACGATCTGGGAAAAATCCAATCAGTGTGCGTACTACTGTAAATTGATCGCTCAAAGATTGAATCTTCCTAAGGACTCAATGAGTAATCTGATGTCGGCGGCACTTCTTCATGATATAGGAGAGATCATTCTTCTTTCCTTGGAACAAGAGCGTATGGGAAAGATCCAGAATTATTCCGCATCCAAAGAGATCGCTTCTTCACTTTCTATGGAAGAAGCTGCATTCGGTATTACTCATACTAAGATCGGTGCACTCATCGCTGAAAAATGGAATTTCCCTGAGTTATATTCCAAAACCATGGAATACCATCATAGACCTCAATTGGCGGAAGAACAATATAAGGAGATCATCTTCCCTATTTACCTGGGAGATATGATGATCAAGATCAATAACGAAGAAGCTAAGTTCTCCGAGATCCCTGAAGAAGTACTGAAACATTGTAAATTTTTCTCTTCCGGAGATTTCCATTCTTTCCGGACCAAAGCTTTAGAAAGTTTCCAAGCTACTCTTTGA